In one Komagataeibacter sp. FNDCR2 genomic region, the following are encoded:
- a CDS encoding MFS transporter — protein sequence MQTPPMRHRNLIMAASIGNLLEWYDFTVYALFARYIGEAVFRSADGFSQLAQSLLVFGLGTVARPMGAFMLGLYADRHGRRKALSLTCVLMGVGAALILLDPPYARIGRLSIVVLCCARLLQGICAGGEIGSATAFLNEQAPRHRRGLAGSFLQATMGLSNILGAGVAAVLTAVLTQAQLGAWGWRVPFAIGLAIIPVGLYLRGAMPADMPAARNTPDTAILRELFTTYRKNVFLALCMSILWATAPYSLIIYFPLYMQGSFGVSAHASYVAFMTGNVALVGGSLLAGLLADRVGAWRMLSGSALALAVVPVLLTSALPAHPGLLAMVGVETGLCALVALYVGVAPLGIASLFPRPVRASGIAIGYNAAMVVFGGFAPAFLSMLGARQHMLLAPAFYVTFTALPALAALAVSAGYFGPARTVQPKA from the coding sequence GTGCAGACGCCCCCCATGCGACATCGTAACCTGATTATGGCGGCCTCCATCGGCAACCTTCTGGAATGGTACGATTTTACGGTTTACGCCCTGTTCGCCCGCTATATCGGGGAAGCGGTTTTCCGCTCCGCCGATGGTTTTTCCCAACTGGCGCAAAGCCTGCTGGTTTTTGGCCTGGGCACGGTGGCCCGCCCCATGGGCGCATTCATGCTGGGGCTGTATGCGGACCGGCACGGACGCAGGAAGGCCCTGTCGCTTACATGCGTTCTCATGGGGGTGGGGGCTGCCCTGATCCTTCTCGACCCGCCCTATGCCCGCATCGGTCGGCTGTCCATCGTGGTGCTGTGCTGCGCGCGGCTGTTGCAGGGGATCTGCGCGGGGGGCGAAATCGGCAGCGCCACGGCCTTTCTCAATGAACAGGCGCCGCGTCACCGGCGCGGGCTGGCGGGGTCGTTCCTGCAGGCCACGATGGGGCTTTCCAATATCCTTGGCGCGGGGGTCGCGGCCGTGCTGACCGCCGTGCTGACACAGGCGCAACTGGGGGCGTGGGGCTGGCGCGTGCCGTTCGCGATCGGGCTGGCCATCATCCCCGTCGGGCTCTATTTGCGCGGGGCGATGCCCGCCGATATGCCAGCGGCCCGCAACACGCCCGATACCGCCATTTTGCGCGAACTGTTCACCACGTACCGGAAAAACGTTTTCCTCGCCTTGTGCATGTCCATCCTGTGGGCGACGGCGCCGTACAGCCTGATCATCTATTTCCCGCTTTACATGCAGGGTTCTTTCGGTGTTTCGGCCCATGCCAGTTACGTCGCCTTCATGACCGGGAACGTCGCCCTTGTCGGTGGGTCGCTGCTGGCAGGCCTGCTGGCGGACCGGGTCGGGGCATGGCGCATGCTGTCCGGTAGCGCGCTGGCGCTGGCGGTCGTGCCCGTGCTGCTGACCTCCGCGCTGCCCGCCCATCCGGGCCTGCTGGCGATGGTGGGGGTCGAGACCGGGTTATGCGCGCTGGTCGCCCTTTATGTAGGTGTGGCGCCGCTGGGTATCGCAAGCCTTTTTCCGCGCCCTGTCCGCGCCAGTGGCATCGCGATCGGGTACAACGCCGCGATGGTGGTTTTTGGCGGTTTTGCCCCTGCATTCCTGAGCATGCTCGGGGCGCGGCAGCACATGCTTCTGGCCCCTGCTTTCTATGTCACGTTCACGGCGCTCCCGGCACTGGCGGCGCTTGCCGTAAGTGCAGGATATTTTGGCCCGGCGCGTACAGTGCAGCCGAAGGCATAG
- a CDS encoding TonB-dependent receptor: MDFRKNLARSTLMATVAAFAPYHAWAADASPPEHATHSPDTTKTHATRAQRVLRHQASETISVFGHGSTRQMTSVTRTMMEQSVPGTSPMKVLNQLPGIVYQSADPFGAYEYSSSLYMRGFSQNQIGFTLDDIPLGDQQFNNYNGLSITRAITTDNVGGADVSQGAGAVDVASNSNLGGAIQFHSLDPSHTRGGTVEQTFGSNQTFRTFARINSGDLNSSGTRFYASYARTDMNLWKGGGYDYSDQVNAKIVQPLANDSSIKAFFDWSSTQQFDYQDMTQNYLSTIGPKLANYYPNYTAAYQAAQGIYPAQYQKSNDPYDAAYYAGTANRVDYFGGITLDENLSSHLNWKTTVYGHGDSGYSTWTTPYMPSPNGAPLSQRVQDPGIQRGGFLSAVTYGIARHKINAGVWYEYGRFTEGRSFAEAPLLGQGTLGNPTDGYPSNVFATPWQEIFHSNTFTFHLQDTFQVMKNLKINAGFKSMIVSAGNTVPTQNVAANGGLIAQGNLTAADAFLPQVSAAWRFLPHHELFFDVSKNMRTYPEDGFTTNVSATPWTETQSAFQSTKNQLRPEKDWVYELGYRYTTPMLSGLVSLYRVNFSNRLQLITSNHGINPQTAISNVGGVTTNGAEASFTVRPTDGLSIYNSFSYAHSTYDQNVVTTNGIEPTRGKLIPNYPTFMYKGSISYSWHHFKANLDGNYISSRQLTYTNDAHVPGYFLANFGMHYNFGDYKFLKGINASFNVYNLFNKTYVATTNELGNTFTAGYNYFLMGAPRQFFGTISTNF; this comes from the coding sequence ATGGACTTCCGGAAAAATCTGGCACGTTCGACACTTATGGCCACCGTAGCAGCATTCGCACCCTATCACGCATGGGCGGCCGATGCATCGCCACCAGAACATGCCACCCATTCCCCTGACACAACAAAGACGCATGCCACCCGGGCGCAGCGTGTTCTCAGGCATCAGGCAAGCGAGACCATTTCGGTTTTCGGCCATGGGTCAACCCGGCAGATGACAAGCGTGACCCGGACCATGATGGAACAGAGCGTGCCCGGCACCTCCCCCATGAAGGTGCTGAACCAGTTGCCGGGCATTGTGTACCAGTCGGCCGACCCGTTCGGGGCGTATGAGTATTCAAGCTCGCTGTACATGCGTGGCTTTTCACAGAACCAGATCGGTTTCACGCTCGATGATATTCCGTTGGGCGACCAGCAGTTCAACAACTATAACGGCCTGAGCATCACGCGCGCGATTACGACCGACAACGTGGGGGGCGCCGATGTGTCGCAGGGCGCGGGCGCGGTGGATGTGGCGTCCAACAGTAATCTTGGCGGCGCCATCCAGTTCCATTCCCTCGATCCCTCCCATACCCGTGGCGGCACGGTGGAGCAGACATTCGGCAGCAACCAGACATTCCGCACCTTCGCCCGTATCAACAGCGGCGATCTGAACAGCAGCGGCACGCGCTTTTACGCATCCTATGCCCGCACGGACATGAACCTGTGGAAGGGTGGGGGCTATGACTATTCCGATCAGGTCAATGCCAAGATTGTGCAGCCGCTGGCCAATGACTCATCCATCAAGGCGTTTTTTGACTGGAGTTCGACCCAGCAGTTCGATTACCAGGACATGACCCAGAACTACCTGAGCACGATCGGCCCCAAGCTCGCCAACTATTACCCGAACTATACCGCGGCCTATCAGGCGGCGCAGGGGATCTATCCCGCGCAGTACCAGAAATCCAACGACCCGTATGACGCCGCCTATTACGCAGGCACCGCCAACCGCGTGGATTACTTTGGCGGTATCACGCTTGATGAAAACCTGTCATCGCACCTGAACTGGAAAACGACGGTTTATGGCCATGGGGACAGTGGCTACAGCACATGGACCACGCCCTATATGCCTTCGCCCAACGGCGCGCCCCTGTCGCAGCGCGTGCAGGATCCGGGCATCCAGCGTGGTGGTTTCCTTTCCGCCGTGACCTATGGCATCGCCCGGCACAAGATCAATGCCGGCGTCTGGTATGAATATGGCCGGTTTACCGAGGGGCGCTCCTTTGCCGAAGCGCCGCTTCTGGGGCAGGGAACGCTGGGCAACCCGACGGATGGGTACCCCTCCAACGTATTCGCCACGCCATGGCAGGAAATCTTCCATAGCAATACCTTTACATTCCACCTGCAGGACACGTTTCAGGTCATGAAAAACCTGAAGATCAACGCGGGTTTCAAATCCATGATCGTCTCGGCGGGCAATACCGTGCCGACCCAGAATGTCGCGGCGAACGGGGGGCTGATCGCGCAGGGCAACCTGACGGCGGCGGACGCCTTCCTGCCGCAGGTCTCCGCCGCATGGCGCTTCCTGCCGCATCATGAACTGTTCTTCGATGTGTCGAAGAACATGCGCACCTACCCCGAAGATGGCTTCACCACCAACGTCTCCGCCACCCCATGGACGGAAACCCAGAGCGCGTTCCAGTCCACCAAGAACCAGCTACGCCCGGAAAAGGACTGGGTTTACGAACTGGGTTACCGCTACACCACACCCATGCTCAGCGGGCTGGTCTCGCTCTATCGCGTCAACTTCTCCAACCGCCTGCAGCTCATCACCTCCAATCACGGGATCAACCCGCAGACCGCGATCAGCAATGTCGGCGGTGTGACCACCAATGGCGCGGAAGCCAGCTTTACCGTGCGCCCGACAGATGGCCTGTCGATCTATAACTCCTTTTCCTACGCCCATTCCACCTATGACCAGAATGTCGTGACCACGAATGGTATCGAGCCCACACGCGGCAAGCTCATACCGAACTATCCCACGTTCATGTACAAGGGCAGCATTTCCTATTCCTGGCATCACTTCAAGGCGAACCTGGATGGTAACTACATATCCAGCCGCCAGTTGACCTATACGAACGATGCCCATGTGCCTGGCTACTTCCTGGCCAATTTCGGCATGCATTACAACTTCGGGGACTACAAGTTCCTCAAGGGCATCAACGCCAGCTTCAATGTCTATAACCTGTTCAACAAGACATATGTCGCAACGACCAATGAACTGGGGAATACATTCACGGCGGGCTACAATTACTTCCTGATGGGCGCGCCACGGCAGTTCTTTGGTACGATCAGCACCAATTTCTGA
- a CDS encoding sugar porter family MFS transporter, producing MAHDRQTASGSGIVNLIAAVAATGGLLFGYDTGIISAALLQITRDFALETLGQQIVTSAIVAGALGGCLVAAPLSDRLGRRYMIMFAALVFIIGTLVASLSPSVELLVFARFILGLAVGMCSQIVPVYIAEIAPRETRGQMVVLFQLAVVFGILVSFIAGYLCRNQTWRLMFGLGVVPAVILFVGMSLLPRSPRWLAMKGNLEGAFEVLRRLRRDPAAARTELDTIIAMHDEQAPWSALLQPWVRPAVVASVGVALFCQITGINAVLYYAPTIFAGVGFGQNSALLTSIAIGVAMVLSTAFGSWAVDAWGRRSLLLRLIPGAVISLMVLGLMFAIGSTSGLDTWITAIAVVCYAVFNVGSLSVAVWLVGAEVYPLSCRSKGMSLVAATHWSADLLISLTTLSLVQALGAAGTFWMYAAINLVALVFVWRYVPETRGHSLEKIEASLKAGTFYEMT from the coding sequence ATGGCGCATGACAGGCAGACGGCTTCGGGTTCCGGCATTGTAAACCTGATCGCGGCGGTCGCCGCGACGGGCGGCCTGCTGTTCGGGTATGATACCGGGATCATATCCGCCGCCCTGTTGCAGATCACGCGCGATTTCGCACTGGAGACGCTGGGCCAGCAGATCGTGACATCGGCCATCGTGGCCGGTGCGCTGGGGGGCTGTCTTGTGGCGGCCCCCCTGTCGGACAGGCTGGGGCGGCGGTACATGATCATGTTCGCGGCCCTGGTCTTCATTATCGGCACGCTGGTCGCCTCCCTTTCCCCATCGGTGGAGCTGCTGGTCTTCGCGCGGTTCATCCTTGGGCTGGCTGTGGGGATGTGTTCACAGATCGTGCCTGTCTATATCGCGGAAATCGCCCCGCGTGAGACACGCGGGCAGATGGTCGTGCTGTTCCAGCTTGCGGTGGTGTTTGGCATTCTGGTCTCCTTCATTGCGGGGTACCTGTGCCGCAACCAGACCTGGCGGCTCATGTTCGGCCTGGGGGTGGTGCCGGCGGTCATCCTGTTCGTCGGCATGTCGCTGCTGCCACGCAGCCCGCGCTGGCTGGCCATGAAGGGCAATCTGGAAGGGGCGTTTGAAGTGCTGCGTCGCCTGCGGCGCGACCCGGCGGCGGCGCGCACGGAACTCGACACCATCATCGCCATGCATGATGAGCAGGCCCCATGGTCCGCGCTGTTGCAGCCATGGGTGCGCCCGGCTGTCGTGGCGTCGGTGGGGGTGGCGCTGTTCTGCCAGATTACCGGCATCAACGCCGTACTGTATTATGCGCCAACCATTTTCGCCGGGGTGGGATTTGGCCAGAACTCGGCATTGCTGACATCCATCGCCATTGGTGTGGCGATGGTCCTGTCCACCGCGTTCGGGAGCTGGGCGGTGGATGCATGGGGGCGGCGCAGTCTGCTGCTGCGGCTGATCCCCGGAGCCGTCATCTCGCTTATGGTGCTGGGCCTGATGTTCGCCATCGGCTCGACCAGCGGGCTCGATACATGGATCACGGCGATAGCGGTCGTGTGCTACGCGGTCTTTAACGTGGGGAGCCTGTCGGTGGCGGTCTGGCTGGTGGGGGCCGAGGTTTATCCGCTGTCGTGCCGTAGCAAGGGCATGAGCCTTGTGGCCGCGACGCACTGGTCGGCGGACCTGCTGATTTCACTTACGACCCTGTCTCTGGTGCAGGCGCTGGGGGCGGCGGGAACGTTCTGGATGTACGCCGCCATCAATCTTGTCGCTCTGGTGTTTGTATGGCGATACGTGCCCGAAACGCGCGGTCACTCGCTGGAGAAAATCGAGGCGAGCCTGAAGGCCGGTACATTCTATGAAATGACCTGA
- a CDS encoding MFS transporter: MNSLTSIYRVTSPWRRRGVVALLVLAGGISYIDRSALSVGNMAIVADMHFSDTQMGWMLSAFAWSYLVFQVPAGLLSDRWGGRVVLGVSLVIWSLAQIAFGLVSGVWAFFACRALLGAGEAPLFLAGTGVITRWFRPEERGGPIGLFNASSTLGPAIAPPLLLAIMSVWGWRDMFITVGCASLLLAFVWLAVYRDPEQVVVRATRRPPTRTHLAYLLKQRSTWVLATGFVGVIYITWLYGAWLPAYLQKVHHLTLRQAALLSALPQLFGFLGSVLGGFLTDWLGRRGASPVIACRTPLVWGLVCASVATVMAAVIPSLGLSVALICVALFSGGIAMTSGWALGAVIVTEDRVATMESIQNTGGSLGGALAPALTGMIADHFGSFVPSLLVAGAIGFLCAGIYRYGLNE; the protein is encoded by the coding sequence ATGAACAGCCTGACCTCCATCTACCGCGTCACCAGTCCGTGGCGGCGTCGCGGGGTTGTGGCGCTGCTGGTCCTGGCGGGCGGCATAAGCTATATCGACCGCTCCGCGCTATCGGTCGGCAACATGGCGATTGTGGCCGACATGCACTTTTCCGATACGCAGATGGGGTGGATGCTTTCGGCGTTCGCATGGTCCTATCTGGTGTTCCAGGTTCCGGCGGGTCTCCTGTCCGACCGCTGGGGCGGGCGCGTCGTGCTGGGGGTCAGCCTGGTCATCTGGTCGCTGGCCCAGATCGCTTTTGGCCTGGTTTCGGGCGTGTGGGCTTTCTTTGCATGCCGCGCGCTGCTGGGCGCGGGGGAAGCGCCGCTTTTCCTTGCCGGGACAGGGGTGATCACGCGCTGGTTCCGGCCGGAGGAACGCGGCGGCCCCATCGGGCTGTTCAATGCGTCCTCCACCCTGGGGCCTGCCATTGCCCCGCCGCTGCTGCTGGCCATCATGAGTGTGTGGGGCTGGCGGGACATGTTCATCACCGTGGGCTGCGCCAGCCTGCTGCTGGCATTCGTCTGGCTGGCGGTGTATCGCGATCCGGAGCAGGTGGTGGTGCGCGCCACGCGGCGGCCCCCTACGCGCACCCATCTGGCCTACCTGCTGAAACAGCGTTCGACATGGGTGCTGGCCACGGGTTTCGTCGGGGTCATCTATATTACCTGGCTATATGGCGCGTGGCTGCCGGCATACCTGCAGAAGGTCCATCATCTGACGTTGCGGCAGGCGGCGCTGTTATCCGCGTTGCCGCAACTGTTCGGTTTCCTTGGCAGCGTGCTGGGTGGTTTCCTGACCGACTGGCTGGGCCGCCGGGGTGCATCACCCGTCATCGCCTGCCGCACGCCCCTTGTCTGGGGGCTGGTCTGCGCTTCCGTCGCGACCGTAATGGCCGCGGTCATCCCATCCCTGGGCCTGTCCGTCGCCCTGATCTGCGTAGCGCTGTTTTCCGGCGGGATCGCCATGACCAGCGGCTGGGCGCTCGGGGCGGTCATCGTGACTGAAGACCGCGTGGCGACCATGGAATCAATTCAGAATACAGGGGGCTCCCTTGGGGGCGCGCTTGCGCCCGCCCTGACCGGGATGATCGCCGATCACTTCGGCTCGTTTGTCCCGTCCCTTCTTGTTGCTGGCGCCATCGGCTTTCTGTGCGCCGGAATTTATCGGTACGGCCTGAACGAATAG
- a CDS encoding major royal jelly family protein, translating to MKKGLLHTIFHHRVWGAAALAVLACANAFAADSVDHGAAPSGNIAVMARFSDMQPSGIAVLHDGRIILSFPRSAADHKGPRVALLHEGRALPFPDAATQARFISPLGMTVDATGRLWIIDEGTVAGQKEPPTPALIGLDGHTGHIVATIPLGSGATRPDSHVNDVRVDMTHGAQGTAYVSDTSLMDHPAIIVVDIATGYARRVLENVPSTRAEPGFAMELDGQMLRYDMAHPVMGQGGIDGVTLSTDSDRLYWQPLSGRRLYSAPTAMLADAAVSPTQLEQSVRDEGEDAVVDGMATGPDNTLYLTDIERHAVLRRTADGHLSVVAHDPRLIAPDGLALKDDALWLTVGQWGRLPVFHNGRDLQERPWLVVRIPLK from the coding sequence ATGAAAAAAGGCTTGTTGCACACGATCTTCCATCACCGCGTCTGGGGCGCCGCCGCACTGGCGGTGCTGGCGTGCGCGAACGCATTCGCGGCGGATAGTGTGGACCACGGGGCCGCGCCGAGCGGCAACATCGCGGTCATGGCCCGCTTTTCGGACATGCAGCCATCGGGTATCGCAGTCCTGCATGACGGGCGGATCATCCTCTCCTTTCCCCGCAGCGCCGCCGACCACAAGGGACCGCGCGTGGCCCTGCTGCATGAGGGCAGGGCCCTGCCTTTTCCCGATGCGGCGACACAGGCGCGGTTCATCTCCCCCCTTGGCATGACAGTGGATGCGACAGGCCGGTTATGGATTATTGATGAAGGAACCGTCGCGGGGCAGAAGGAGCCGCCCACCCCCGCCCTGATCGGGCTGGACGGGCATACCGGCCATATTGTGGCGACCATTCCACTGGGCAGCGGCGCCACGCGCCCGGACAGCCATGTCAATGACGTGCGCGTGGACATGACACATGGCGCGCAGGGTACGGCATATGTGAGCGATACGTCGCTTATGGACCATCCGGCCATTATTGTTGTTGATATTGCAACGGGTTACGCGCGCCGTGTGCTGGAAAACGTCCCCTCGACCCGTGCCGAGCCGGGTTTTGCCATGGAACTTGACGGGCAGATGCTGCGCTATGACATGGCGCACCCGGTCATGGGGCAGGGGGGAATAGATGGCGTGACGCTGAGTACGGATTCGGACAGGCTCTACTGGCAGCCCCTTTCGGGCCGCCGGTTGTACAGCGCGCCAACCGCCATGCTGGCCGATGCGGCCGTGTCCCCCACGCAACTGGAACAGTCCGTGCGTGACGAGGGGGAAGACGCGGTCGTGGACGGCATGGCGACCGGGCCGGACAACACCCTGTACCTGACCGATATTGAACGCCATGCCGTGTTGCGCCGTACGGCGGATGGGCACCTGTCCGTCGTGGCGCATGACCCCCGCCTGATCGCCCCCGACGGCCTTGCCCTGAAAGATGACGCCCTGTGGCTGACCGTGGGGCAGTGGGGGCGTCTGCCCGTGTTCCATAACGGGCGCGACCTGCAGGAACGGCCATGGCTGGTGGTGCGCATCCCCCTGAAATAA
- a CDS encoding aromatic amino acid lyase, which yields MMKHTTDVVLTGHDLCLTQIARIADGACVTLSAEGMKRMAASHATLLSLLAEGSEVYGTTSMVGAFKDCDIPTDDPTAYARRLLRSHALGSGPAFDVREVRAAMAIRLNGLLSGQTGASPALARALRDLLNARITPVVRIYGSIGCADVGLMSHIGKALLGDGDVMVPGHDAPQPAMAMLRRHGLSPLVPGPKDIMTVLSSNALSVATVALSVTELRRTLPVSLGVYGLSCAGFGAFRAPWQAALGNGTMAERRVAAFVAQAMRGDAWVSRGHIHDPLCFRCLPQTGGALLAALLRVETALHHAFNHCDDNPLLVGGEILTSGGSLLLELTLDVQMLLQAVAHYARGSMGRILTLCRDDLSGLPRNLTLHVGYDIAFGAATKLAVDLGTRILREAAPASLYQVPVANGVEDEASYLPMAGRALELQVNLLHRLVAQEAVTAFQAVHLSGNESVLHGMAGHLYARLATCIEPVNDHIPLCTVFDAARDVLFTGETAISGPSSLLFGSDSILREHENA from the coding sequence ATGATGAAGCACACCACGGATGTTGTTCTGACGGGACATGACCTGTGCCTGACACAGATCGCCAGAATAGCCGATGGTGCCTGTGTAACCCTTTCGGCCGAAGGGATGAAGCGCATGGCGGCCAGCCATGCCACCCTGCTGTCGCTGCTGGCGGAAGGAAGCGAGGTCTATGGCACCACCAGCATGGTCGGGGCCTTTAAGGACTGCGACATCCCTACGGACGACCCGACGGCCTATGCCCGGCGGCTGCTGCGTTCGCATGCGCTGGGGTCCGGTCCGGCATTTGACGTGCGTGAGGTCAGGGCGGCCATGGCCATCCGGCTCAATGGGCTGTTAAGCGGCCAGACGGGCGCGTCCCCCGCGCTGGCGCGTGCCCTGCGGGATCTGCTCAATGCCCGGATTACGCCGGTCGTGCGCATTTATGGTTCGATCGGGTGCGCCGATGTCGGGCTGATGTCGCATATAGGCAAGGCCCTGCTGGGTGATGGGGATGTCATGGTACCGGGGCATGATGCGCCGCAGCCCGCCATGGCCATGCTGCGTCGCCACGGGCTGTCCCCGCTTGTTCCGGGGCCGAAGGACATCATGACCGTCCTGTCCAGCAATGCGCTGTCGGTCGCCACGGTCGCCCTTTCGGTGACTGAACTGCGGCGTACATTGCCGGTCAGCCTGGGGGTGTATGGTCTGTCCTGCGCGGGATTTGGCGCGTTCCGCGCGCCCTGGCAGGCAGCACTTGGCAACGGCACGATGGCTGAAAGGCGCGTGGCCGCGTTCGTTGCGCAGGCGATGCGGGGTGATGCCTGGGTTTCGCGTGGGCATATCCACGACCCGTTATGCTTCCGTTGCCTGCCACAGACCGGGGGGGCGCTTCTCGCAGCCCTGCTGCGGGTGGAGACGGCGTTGCACCATGCCTTCAACCACTGTGATGACAATCCGCTTCTGGTCGGGGGCGAGATCCTGACATCCGGTGGGTCGCTGCTGCTGGAACTGACGCTGGATGTGCAGATGCTGCTGCAGGCGGTCGCGCATTACGCGCGCGGTTCCATGGGGCGCATCCTGACCCTGTGCCGCGACGACCTGTCCGGCCTGCCGCGCAACCTTACCCTGCATGTGGGATATGACATCGCATTCGGCGCGGCGACGAAGCTGGCGGTTGATCTGGGCACCCGCATCCTGCGGGAAGCCGCACCGGCTTCACTGTACCAGGTGCCCGTCGCCAACGGGGTGGAGGATGAAGCCTCCTACCTTCCCATGGCGGGGCGCGCGCTTGAGCTGCAGGTCAACCTGCTGCACCGGCTGGTTGCGCAGGAAGCCGTCACCGCCTTTCAGGCGGTGCACCTGTCGGGCAATGAAAGCGTGCTGCACGGTATGGCGGGGCATCTGTACGCCCGGCTGGCCACGTGCATCGAACCGGTCAACGATCACATCCCGCTCTGCACTGTTTTTGACGCCGCGCGTGATGTCCTGTTCACCGGCGAAACCGCAATATCCGGCCCGTCCAGCCTCCTGTTCGGGTCTGACAGCATCTTACGGGAGCATGAAAATGCATGA
- a CDS encoding LysR family transcriptional regulator: protein MELSALIYFVSLVDHKSTHDAASVLNVSQSTISHAVSALEHAMAAPLITRGVRRRNHTGITTAYGQNLYRSSVMLLHWCADLLSGKTVRTPRLALDLYSGRRVTLPGLSDESLQRIMRSNLSLRMIGHFLTVCDVGSIAGAARRLLLTQPTVTRQLHKLESIVGSSLLVRSTCGVQPTASARLLIQGCQSIDRMYRRIMKDENISYFLQTRALHLAAMMPSSPDSSLTILLATLVRYWREKRFTPPLSISTTAAPTIIAGLVNADYDVGLCDLVDLPSHFQSVDVETQNLFLVLPMNSTESAAMSLPTIMGGHVLAVPGFGTGLRRLTDMFLENEGITPAGIVETQSLSLLLRLVIDGTCCALLPAGSFHAANVRAIPLPRRYRMTTRLVWKASHADMASIDRLRRSIMEIQSQRPRAVTTRSRPAHANAA, encoded by the coding sequence ATGGAACTGTCCGCGTTAATCTATTTCGTCTCGCTGGTTGACCATAAATCAACCCATGATGCCGCATCCGTCCTGAATGTCAGCCAGTCCACCATCAGCCACGCCGTGTCCGCGCTGGAACACGCCATGGCGGCCCCGCTTATTACGCGCGGCGTGCGCCGCCGGAACCATACCGGCATTACCACCGCCTATGGGCAGAACCTCTATCGGTCTTCCGTCATGCTGCTGCACTGGTGCGCCGATCTGCTTTCAGGCAAAACAGTGCGCACGCCCCGGCTGGCGCTGGATCTTTATTCCGGCCGGCGCGTCACGCTTCCCGGCCTGTCGGATGAGAGCCTGCAACGCATCATGCGCTCCAACCTGAGCCTGCGCATGATCGGTCACTTCCTGACCGTGTGCGACGTGGGCAGCATTGCGGGGGCCGCGCGCAGGTTATTGCTGACCCAGCCCACGGTTACGCGGCAGCTTCATAAACTGGAAAGCATTGTCGGGTCATCCTTGCTGGTCCGCTCCACCTGCGGGGTGCAGCCCACCGCGTCCGCGCGGCTGCTCATTCAGGGGTGCCAGTCCATAGACAGGATGTACCGCCGGATCATGAAGGATGAAAACATCAGCTATTTCCTTCAGACCCGGGCGCTGCACCTGGCGGCGATGATGCCATCGAGCCCGGACAGTTCGCTGACCATCCTTCTGGCCACGCTGGTGCGTTACTGGCGCGAAAAGCGCTTTACGCCCCCCCTGTCCATTTCCACCACCGCGGCCCCCACCATCATCGCCGGTCTGGTCAATGCGGATTATGATGTGGGACTGTGCGACCTGGTTGACCTGCCATCGCATTTCCAGTCCGTCGATGTCGAAACGCAGAACCTGTTTCTCGTGCTGCCCATGAACAGTACGGAATCAGCCGCCATGTCGCTGCCCACCATCATGGGTGGCCATGTCCTCGCCGTGCCGGGGTTCGGCACCGGCCTGCGCCGCCTGACCGATATGTTTCTTGAAAACGAGGGGATCACACCGGCAGGCATCGTTGAAACGCAGTCCCTGTCGCTTCTGCTGCGGCTTGTCATCGATGGTACCTGCTGCGCGCTGCTTCCGGCGGGATCGTTCCATGCGGCCAATGTGCGCGCCATTCCCCTGCCACGGCGCTACCGCATGACAACCCGGCTGGTCTGGAAAGCCAGCCATGCCGATATGGCGAGCATCGACCGGCTCAGGCGCAGCATCATGGAAATACAGTCGCAGCGCCCCCGCGCGGTCACCACCCGGTCGCGCCCGGCGCACGCGAATGCGGCATGA